One genomic region from Leifsonia poae encodes:
- a CDS encoding acyl-CoA carboxylase epsilon subunit — protein MTGLEAEQIRFVTRGVTPEEIAAVTAVLTAAAAEQSAAAKTGRTPTGPDAWARSQRTLRRPLHPGAGEWRSFSA, from the coding sequence GTGACCGGGCTGGAGGCCGAACAGATCCGGTTCGTCACGCGCGGCGTGACCCCGGAGGAGATCGCCGCCGTCACGGCCGTGCTCACCGCGGCCGCGGCCGAACAGTCCGCGGCGGCGAAGACGGGTCGCACCCCGACGGGCCCGGATGCGTGGGCCCGCAGCCAACGCACGCTGCGCCGACCCCTGCATCCCGGCGCCGGCGAGTGGCGCTCCTTCTCGGCCTGA
- a CDS encoding response regulator transcription factor, which yields MVRVAIVDDHESVRLGLKMACQDAGYEVLVTAATVDEFVTQLGARECDVVVLDLSLGDGSRVTDNVKRAQATGAAVLVHSIADRVASVREAVAAGAAGVIPKSSPTTTVMNAIKTVASGDVLNNLEWATAIDADSDFAKAQLGRRERDVLHLYASGLPLKAVAAQLGIANSTAREYLDRIRVKYVEVGRPAPTKVDLLRRAVEDGILPGLDPDTGNDRT from the coding sequence ATGGTGCGGGTGGCAATCGTCGACGATCACGAGTCGGTACGTCTGGGGCTGAAGATGGCCTGTCAGGACGCCGGCTACGAGGTGCTCGTCACCGCGGCCACCGTCGACGAGTTCGTGACCCAGCTCGGGGCCCGGGAGTGCGATGTCGTGGTGCTCGACCTGTCTCTGGGAGACGGCTCCCGTGTCACCGACAACGTCAAGCGCGCCCAGGCCACCGGAGCCGCGGTTCTGGTGCACAGCATCGCCGACCGGGTGGCGAGCGTGCGTGAGGCCGTCGCGGCCGGCGCCGCCGGGGTGATCCCGAAGTCGTCGCCGACGACGACCGTGATGAACGCCATCAAGACGGTGGCAAGCGGCGATGTGCTCAACAATCTCGAATGGGCGACCGCGATCGACGCCGACAGCGACTTCGCGAAAGCGCAGCTCGGTCGACGCGAGCGCGACGTTCTGCACCTCTACGCTTCCGGGCTGCCCCTGAAAGCGGTCGCCGCCCAGCTCGGGATCGCCAACTCGACCGCGCGCGAATACCTCGACCGCATCCGTGTCAAGTACGTCGAGGTCGGGCGTCCCGCGCCCACCAAGGTCGACCTGCTGCGTCGAGCTGTGGAAGACGGCATCCTGCCGGGGCTCGATCCCGACACGGGCAATGACCGCACCTAG
- a CDS encoding DUF559 domain-containing protein → MKKATQVLNEFGGVATRDQLVGSGIRPALLGRGVSSGDIIRVRRAHYALPSADEAAVRAVRVGGRLSCVSAAQTYGLWAGANKTLHVRVPANACRLRLPSNSDDVDIHWSDGRLSPWCWRDGIEDTLRSAVRCVDSETAIAVLDTALSANLVIVGQLAQIFSAEPRRSKRIARLARFGSESGVESLARQRLERRGFRVEQQVSVPGVGRVDMCINGRLLVEIDGFQFHSSREAFERDRGRDRAAVRAGLASVRFAARQVIDEWSEVEKAIAEILNSGTSAPVWRPRPDFRSERSPSPGFS, encoded by the coding sequence ATGAAGAAGGCGACACAGGTACTCAACGAGTTCGGCGGAGTGGCCACACGTGATCAGCTCGTCGGATCGGGGATCAGACCGGCGCTGCTCGGGCGAGGCGTCTCATCAGGGGACATCATCCGTGTGAGGCGAGCTCACTATGCGCTGCCCAGCGCAGACGAAGCAGCTGTTCGCGCGGTGCGGGTCGGAGGGCGTCTGAGCTGTGTTTCGGCCGCGCAAACGTATGGGCTCTGGGCAGGGGCGAACAAGACACTTCATGTGCGGGTGCCGGCGAACGCCTGTCGGCTACGACTGCCTTCGAATAGTGACGATGTCGATATCCACTGGAGCGATGGCCGGCTTTCGCCCTGGTGTTGGCGAGACGGAATCGAGGACACACTCCGAAGCGCCGTCCGCTGCGTCGACAGCGAGACGGCCATCGCCGTGCTCGACACAGCGTTGAGTGCCAACCTCGTGATCGTCGGCCAGCTTGCTCAGATCTTCAGTGCAGAACCACGGCGGTCGAAGCGTATCGCTCGCCTGGCGCGGTTCGGGTCAGAGTCGGGTGTCGAGTCACTTGCCCGCCAGCGTTTGGAACGGAGGGGATTCCGGGTCGAGCAGCAGGTGTCGGTTCCCGGCGTCGGACGCGTGGACATGTGCATCAACGGCCGGTTGCTCGTCGAGATCGACGGCTTTCAGTTCCATTCGTCGCGGGAGGCCTTCGAACGGGATCGGGGCCGGGACCGAGCGGCCGTGCGTGCTGGACTGGCGAGTGTCCGCTTTGCTGCGCGCCAAGTGATCGATGAGTGGTCGGAGGTCGAGAAGGCCATTGCGGAGATCCTGAATTCAGGAACATCCGCGCCGGTCTGGCGGCCTCGTCCGGATTTCAGGAGCGAGCGGTCTCCGTCACCGGGTTTCTCCTGA
- a CDS encoding ATP-binding protein translates to MTAPSAGVRSPLGAVQPRNPISRERFERIAGRSVSAFGLVFGLQTLPSALGQLPSVKEPWGAIVVIVVFAGLAIIPVLAIVQHFVKIAMGALSVIFLLAIITWPLLALDPDALGQKPWVWFLCSVFTAFAAVAFPLWLATAYTFITPIAYGFIRALPSGGGVGAEIAGLDALYAIILGGVILVIIAMLRQAASAVDTAQSQALAKYANAVRQHATEVERVQVDAIVHDSVLTTLLSAASARTPDAKELAARMASDAIGHLHAAEASSPEDQSLVGLDRLSDRITTAAAAFSSPFDLEVHDLEVHTLPVNVAEAVYSATVQAMVNSMQHAGGGDVRRALSIRGGSPQATVHIVVTDTGRGFEARDVPAERLGLRVSIRERLSKVGGYARIDSAPGEGTTVTILWPSSDVDPEFAPDVDAEVTP, encoded by the coding sequence ATGACCGCACCTAGCGCAGGCGTGCGGTCCCCTCTCGGGGCCGTTCAACCTCGCAACCCGATCAGTCGGGAACGGTTCGAGCGCATCGCCGGCCGGAGCGTCTCCGCGTTCGGGCTCGTGTTCGGGCTCCAGACCCTCCCCTCCGCGCTCGGCCAGCTGCCCAGCGTGAAAGAGCCGTGGGGCGCCATCGTGGTGATCGTGGTGTTCGCCGGGCTGGCGATCATCCCGGTGCTCGCCATCGTGCAGCATTTCGTGAAGATCGCCATGGGTGCGCTCTCGGTGATCTTCCTTCTCGCCATCATCACCTGGCCGCTTCTGGCGCTCGATCCGGATGCGCTTGGCCAGAAGCCGTGGGTGTGGTTCCTCTGTTCGGTGTTCACGGCGTTCGCGGCGGTCGCGTTCCCCCTCTGGCTTGCCACGGCGTACACGTTCATCACCCCGATCGCGTACGGGTTCATCCGAGCGCTTCCGTCCGGCGGCGGGGTGGGAGCCGAGATCGCGGGGCTCGACGCGCTCTACGCGATCATCCTCGGCGGCGTCATCCTGGTGATCATCGCCATGCTGCGGCAGGCGGCGTCGGCGGTGGACACGGCCCAGAGCCAGGCGCTCGCCAAATACGCGAACGCGGTGAGGCAGCACGCGACCGAGGTCGAGCGTGTGCAGGTGGATGCGATCGTGCACGACAGTGTGCTCACGACCCTGCTCTCCGCCGCGAGCGCCCGCACACCGGATGCGAAGGAACTGGCCGCGCGCATGGCATCCGATGCCATCGGTCACCTGCACGCGGCCGAGGCTTCGAGCCCGGAGGACCAGTCGCTGGTCGGCCTCGACCGGCTGAGCGATCGCATCACCACAGCGGCCGCCGCCTTCTCGTCGCCATTCGACCTCGAGGTGCACGACCTCGAGGTGCACACCCTGCCCGTGAACGTCGCCGAGGCCGTCTACTCGGCCACCGTGCAGGCCATGGTGAACAGCATGCAGCACGCCGGCGGCGGGGATGTTCGCCGCGCGCTCTCGATCCGGGGCGGCAGCCCGCAGGCCACGGTGCACATCGTGGTCACCGACACCGGCCGCGGGTTCGAAGCCCGCGACGTGCCGGCGGAGCGGCTGGGGCTGCGTGTGAGCATCCGGGAGCGCCTCTCGAAGGTCGGCGGGTATGCGCGCATCGACTCCGCCCCCGGCGAGGGCACGACCGTGACGATCCTGTGGCCGTCCTCCGATGTCGACCCGGAGTTCGCCCCCGACGTCGATGCCGAGGTGACGCCGTGA
- a CDS encoding Maf family protein, which translates to MRLYLASTSPARLALLRAAGIEPIVVPSHVDEPAAVAAAEAEHGPLPAEAMVQLLARLKAEAVRGTLHGEPIDGLIFGGDSAFELDGGIHGKPHTSDIARARWLAQRGRTGRLHSGHWVIDHRGGVENRAVGRAAVASVTFADVTDDEIEAYVTTGEPLEVAGAFTIDSLGGPFITRVEGDPSTVVGLSLATLRELVRELGVDWPTLWTRAL; encoded by the coding sequence ATGCGCCTCTACCTCGCCTCCACCTCGCCGGCCCGCCTCGCCCTCCTGCGGGCCGCCGGAATCGAACCGATCGTCGTGCCCTCGCATGTCGACGAGCCCGCCGCGGTCGCCGCCGCCGAAGCGGAGCACGGCCCGCTCCCGGCCGAGGCGATGGTGCAGTTGCTCGCCCGACTCAAGGCCGAGGCGGTGCGCGGCACCCTGCACGGCGAGCCCATCGACGGACTCATCTTCGGCGGCGACTCGGCCTTCGAGCTCGACGGCGGCATCCACGGCAAACCGCACACCAGCGACATCGCCCGCGCCCGCTGGCTCGCACAGCGTGGACGCACCGGTCGACTGCACTCCGGGCACTGGGTGATCGACCACCGCGGCGGCGTCGAGAACCGCGCGGTCGGCCGCGCGGCGGTCGCCTCTGTCACTTTCGCCGACGTGACCGATGACGAGATCGAGGCCTACGTCACCACGGGCGAACCGCTGGAGGTGGCCGGCGCGTTCACGATCGACAGCCTCGGCGGCCCGTTCATCACCCGAGTGGAGGGCGACCCGAGTACTGTCGTAGGGTTGTCGCTCGCAACGCTGCGTGAACTTGTCCGGGAGTTGGGTGTCGACTGGCCGACACTGTGGACCCGCGCTTTGTAG
- a CDS encoding acetyl/propionyl/methylcrotonyl-CoA carboxylase subunit alpha yields the protein MPRITKVLIANRGEIAVRVIRAAKDSGITSVAVYADQDRDALHVKLADEAYALDGTTSAETYLVIDKLLSIARRSGADAVHPGYGFLAENADFARAVIGAGLTWIGPSPDAIERLGDKVSARHVAEKVGAPLAPGTLNPVADAGEVLDFVDVHGLPVAIKAAFGGGGRGLKVARTRDEVPELFESATREAIAAFGRGECFVEKYLDQPRHVETQCLADAYGNVVVISTRDCSLQRRHQKLVEEAPAPFLTAEQTEKLYTSSKAILKEVGYQGAGTCEFLIGKDGTVSFLEVNTRLQVEHPVSEEVTGIDLVREQFRLAEGGTLDYTDPAPRGHSFEFRINGEDAGRGFIPSPGPVHVFKPSGGPGVRVDSGIQAGDEISGSFDSMLAKLIVTGATRDEALERSRRALDEFEVAGLPTVLPFHRAIVRDPAFAPQDGEPFSVYTRWIETEFVNGIEPWSGSLSDVAPAERRTNVVIEVEGKRIEVSLPGRLLSGGPADASAAAAPRRRSGSHAVDTATGDSVTAPMQATVVKLAVADGDEVVKGDLVLVLEAMKMEQPLTAHKDGTITGLNTTVGETVSSGRLLLNIV from the coding sequence GTGCCACGAATCACCAAAGTCCTCATCGCCAACCGGGGCGAGATCGCCGTCCGGGTCATCCGCGCCGCGAAGGACAGCGGGATCACCTCCGTCGCCGTTTACGCCGACCAGGACAGGGATGCGCTCCATGTGAAGCTCGCCGACGAAGCGTACGCGCTCGACGGCACCACCAGCGCTGAGACCTACCTGGTGATCGACAAGCTGCTGTCGATCGCCCGCCGCTCCGGTGCCGACGCCGTGCATCCCGGCTACGGCTTCCTCGCCGAGAATGCGGACTTCGCTCGCGCTGTGATCGGCGCCGGCCTCACCTGGATCGGCCCGTCGCCCGACGCCATCGAACGCCTCGGCGACAAGGTCTCGGCCCGGCACGTGGCCGAGAAGGTGGGCGCACCCCTCGCCCCCGGAACCCTGAACCCGGTCGCCGACGCCGGCGAGGTTCTCGACTTCGTGGATGTGCACGGCCTCCCGGTCGCCATCAAGGCGGCCTTCGGGGGCGGTGGCCGCGGCCTCAAAGTCGCCCGCACCCGCGACGAGGTCCCCGAGCTGTTCGAATCGGCCACGCGCGAGGCCATCGCCGCCTTCGGCCGTGGCGAGTGCTTCGTCGAGAAGTACCTCGACCAGCCGCGCCACGTCGAGACCCAGTGCCTCGCCGACGCGTACGGCAACGTCGTCGTGATCTCGACCCGCGACTGCTCCCTGCAGCGCCGGCACCAGAAACTCGTCGAGGAGGCTCCCGCGCCGTTCCTCACGGCCGAGCAGACCGAGAAGCTCTACACCTCGTCGAAGGCCATCCTCAAAGAGGTCGGATACCAGGGTGCTGGAACCTGCGAGTTCCTCATCGGCAAAGACGGCACCGTCTCCTTCCTCGAAGTGAACACCCGACTGCAGGTGGAGCACCCGGTCTCCGAAGAGGTCACCGGCATCGACCTCGTGCGGGAGCAGTTCCGTCTCGCCGAGGGCGGCACACTCGACTACACCGACCCGGCGCCCCGCGGACACTCCTTCGAGTTCCGTATCAACGGCGAGGATGCGGGCCGCGGCTTCATCCCCTCCCCCGGCCCCGTACACGTCTTCAAGCCCTCCGGCGGCCCCGGCGTGCGGGTCGACAGCGGCATCCAGGCCGGCGACGAGATCAGCGGATCGTTCGACTCGATGCTCGCCAAGCTGATCGTCACCGGAGCCACCCGCGACGAGGCCCTGGAGCGCTCGCGCCGTGCCCTCGACGAGTTCGAGGTCGCCGGCCTGCCGACCGTTCTCCCGTTCCACCGCGCCATCGTGCGCGATCCCGCATTCGCACCCCAGGACGGCGAGCCGTTCTCGGTGTACACGCGCTGGATCGAGACCGAGTTCGTCAACGGCATCGAGCCGTGGTCGGGATCCCTCTCCGACGTCGCCCCGGCCGAGCGTCGCACGAATGTTGTCATCGAGGTCGAGGGGAAGCGCATCGAAGTCTCCTTGCCCGGGCGGCTGCTCTCCGGCGGCCCCGCCGACGCATCCGCCGCCGCCGCCCCGCGCCGACGCAGCGGATCGCACGCCGTCGACACGGCGACCGGCGACTCCGTCACCGCCCCCATGCAGGCCACCGTCGTGAAGCTCGCCGTTGCGGACGGCGACGAAGTCGTCAAAGGCGACCTCGTGCTCGTGCTGGAGGCCATGAAAATGGAGCAGCCTCTCACCGCCCACAAAGACGGCACCATCACCGGCCTCAACACCACCGTCGGCGAAACCGTCTCCTCAGGCCGCCTCCTCCTCAACATCGTCTAG
- a CDS encoding class I SAM-dependent RNA methyltransferase, whose amino-acid sequence MPQTDEVDLDITNVAHGGVFVARTEGRVVFVPDTMPGERIRARITDRKHDSFWRAETLEVLDAAPERRPHVWSAASVDRAPEERAGGAEFGHIRLEHQRELKRRVLADALHRMAKLESDIVVEPVADETADGTGWRTRVRLQVAGDGAFGPYAARSHRVVPVTDLPLATALVEESTPFGQSFPGAESVDVVVTGTGASHVLVNEPGVKRGRRTVRPRQRPMPIREVVGEREFRLDVRGFWQVHRRAAATLTEAVQSAVDEALFDPRAANLDLYGGVGLLAAALGERFGSTLRITSVESDELATDNAAENLADWLGASVVTDRVEQFVRRLAADSSATERARLRAATVVLDPPRSGAGKDVVEAIASLAPAQIVYVACDPVALARDVALFAERGYPLKTLRAFDLFPNTHHVEAVATLAP is encoded by the coding sequence ATGCCCCAGACAGATGAGGTCGACCTCGACATTACCAACGTCGCCCACGGCGGCGTCTTCGTCGCCCGTACCGAGGGCCGCGTGGTCTTCGTGCCCGACACGATGCCGGGGGAGCGCATCCGGGCCCGGATCACCGATCGCAAGCACGACAGTTTCTGGCGGGCCGAGACCCTTGAGGTGCTCGATGCCGCCCCGGAGCGCCGGCCGCATGTGTGGTCGGCCGCCTCGGTCGACCGCGCACCGGAGGAAAGGGCCGGTGGTGCCGAGTTCGGGCACATCCGGCTCGAGCACCAGCGGGAGCTCAAGCGCCGCGTGCTGGCTGACGCCCTGCACCGCATGGCGAAGCTGGAGTCCGATATCGTCGTGGAACCTGTGGCCGACGAGACCGCCGACGGCACCGGCTGGCGCACCCGCGTGCGTCTGCAGGTGGCCGGTGACGGCGCCTTCGGACCCTACGCCGCCCGGTCGCATCGAGTCGTGCCGGTCACCGATCTTCCGCTCGCGACGGCTCTCGTCGAAGAGTCGACGCCGTTCGGGCAGTCGTTCCCCGGGGCCGAGTCGGTGGATGTGGTCGTGACGGGCACCGGCGCATCCCATGTTCTGGTCAACGAGCCGGGGGTGAAACGCGGCCGGCGCACGGTGCGACCGCGGCAACGGCCCATGCCGATCCGGGAGGTCGTGGGGGAGCGCGAGTTCCGGCTGGATGTGCGCGGCTTCTGGCAGGTGCATCGCCGGGCGGCGGCCACCCTCACCGAGGCCGTGCAGTCGGCTGTCGATGAGGCCCTCTTCGACCCGCGGGCGGCGAACCTGGACCTCTACGGCGGTGTCGGGCTTCTCGCCGCGGCGCTCGGCGAGCGGTTCGGCAGCACATTGCGGATCACCTCGGTGGAGAGCGACGAGCTGGCCACAGACAATGCAGCGGAGAACCTGGCCGACTGGCTCGGCGCATCCGTGGTCACCGACCGGGTGGAACAGTTCGTGCGCCGACTCGCCGCCGACTCTTCGGCGACCGAGCGCGCACGGTTGCGCGCGGCGACTGTCGTGCTCGACCCGCCGCGGTCCGGTGCCGGAAAGGATGTCGTGGAGGCCATCGCGTCGCTGGCTCCCGCCCAGATCGTGTATGTCGCCTGCGATCCGGTCGCTCTGGCACGGGATGTGGCGCTCTTCGCCGAGCGCGGCTACCCGCTGAAGACACTGCGGGCCTTCGACCTCTTTCCGAACACTCACCACGTCGAGGCCGTCGCCACGCTGGCGCCGTGA
- a CDS encoding purine-nucleoside phosphorylase: MPDTFTNPLDDPATDPFEVARQAADQLAEKTGVAHHDIALTLGSGWGKAADLIGETTATVPATEIVGFGAPALAGHVGTLRSVLLPNGKRALVIGARTHYYEGHGVRRVVHSVRTAAAAGATTMILTNGAGGIKEHWKPGTPVLISDHLNLTADSPLEGATFIDLTDLYSSRLRDLARSIEPTLDQGVYTQFRGPHYETPAEVQMAKTIGGHIVGMSTALEAIAARQAGMEILGMSLITNLAAGIQKTPLSHQEVIEAGREAEPVISALLAKIVGAL; the protein is encoded by the coding sequence ATGCCTGATACCTTCACGAACCCGCTCGATGACCCCGCAACCGACCCGTTCGAGGTCGCCCGGCAGGCCGCCGACCAGCTCGCCGAGAAGACCGGCGTCGCTCATCACGACATCGCCCTCACCCTGGGCAGCGGTTGGGGGAAGGCGGCCGATCTCATCGGTGAGACGACCGCCACCGTTCCCGCCACCGAGATCGTCGGTTTCGGGGCGCCCGCACTCGCCGGCCATGTAGGAACGCTGCGCTCTGTGCTGCTGCCGAACGGCAAACGCGCTCTCGTCATCGGCGCCCGCACCCACTACTACGAAGGCCACGGCGTGCGTCGGGTCGTGCACAGCGTGCGCACCGCCGCTGCCGCCGGCGCCACCACGATGATCCTGACCAACGGTGCCGGGGGCATCAAAGAGCATTGGAAGCCCGGGACGCCCGTCCTGATCAGCGACCACCTCAATCTGACGGCCGACTCCCCGCTGGAGGGCGCCACCTTCATCGACCTCACCGACCTGTACTCCTCGCGTCTGCGCGACCTCGCGCGGAGCATCGAGCCCACGCTCGACCAGGGCGTGTACACGCAGTTCCGTGGCCCGCACTACGAGACCCCGGCCGAGGTGCAGATGGCGAAGACGATCGGCGGCCACATCGTGGGCATGTCCACAGCGCTGGAAGCGATCGCGGCCCGGCAGGCCGGCATGGAGATCCTGGGGATGTCCCTCATCACCAATCTGGCCGCCGGCATCCAGAAGACCCCACTGAGCCACCAGGAGGTCATCGAGGCGGGCCGCGAGGCCGAGCCGGTGATCAGTGCGCTGCTCGCCAAGATCGTGGGGGCCCTGTGA
- a CDS encoding acyl-CoA carboxylase subunit beta encodes MNGVTDTEPRQAPELHTTAGKLADLKDRFHEAVTASGQAAIEKQHAKGKLTARERIDLLLDQGSFVEFDEFVRHRTHAFGMENKRPYGDAVVTGVGTIHGRNVAVFSQDFTIFGGSLGEVAGEKIIKVMDHALKTGVPMIGILDSGGARIQEGVVALGKYGEIFRRNTAASGVIPQISIVMGPAAGGAVYSPALTDFVIMVDKSSHMFVTGPDVIKTVTGEDVGFEELGGALTHNKISGVSHYLASDEEDALDYARTLLSYLPQNNLAELPVFDAEPELETTDADRKLNTIIPDSPNQPYDVKTIIEGIVDDGEFLEVQPLFAPNIVIGFARVEGRSVGIVANQPNAMAGTLNIDAGEKASRFVRFCDAFSIPILTLVDVPGYLPGTDQEWTGVIRRGAKLLYAYAEATVPLVTIITRKAYGGAYIVMGSKQLGADINLAWPTAEIAVMGGQGAVNILYRGEIKRAEEAGEDVAAVRTKLANEYTYNVASPFLAAERGELDGVIEPAATRVSVIKALRALRTKRSSMPPKKHGNIPL; translated from the coding sequence GTGAACGGCGTGACCGACACAGAACCGCGCCAGGCCCCCGAACTGCACACGACCGCCGGCAAACTCGCCGACCTCAAAGACAGGTTCCACGAGGCTGTGACCGCGAGCGGGCAGGCCGCCATCGAGAAGCAGCACGCCAAAGGCAAGCTCACGGCCCGCGAACGCATCGACCTCCTGCTCGACCAGGGGTCGTTCGTGGAGTTCGACGAATTCGTGCGCCACCGCACCCACGCCTTCGGCATGGAGAACAAGCGGCCGTACGGCGATGCGGTGGTCACCGGCGTCGGCACCATCCACGGGCGGAACGTCGCCGTGTTCAGCCAGGATTTCACCATCTTCGGCGGATCGCTCGGCGAGGTGGCCGGCGAGAAGATCATCAAGGTCATGGACCACGCCCTGAAAACCGGCGTTCCGATGATCGGCATCCTCGACTCCGGCGGCGCACGAATTCAGGAGGGCGTTGTCGCCCTCGGCAAATACGGTGAGATCTTCCGCCGCAACACCGCCGCCTCCGGCGTCATCCCGCAGATCTCCATCGTGATGGGCCCGGCCGCCGGCGGAGCCGTCTACTCGCCAGCCCTCACCGACTTTGTGATCATGGTCGACAAGTCGAGCCACATGTTCGTCACCGGCCCCGACGTGATCAAGACCGTCACCGGCGAAGACGTCGGTTTCGAGGAGCTCGGCGGCGCCCTCACGCACAACAAGATCTCCGGCGTCTCGCACTACCTCGCCAGTGACGAAGAGGATGCGCTCGACTACGCGCGCACGCTCCTCAGCTACCTGCCGCAGAACAATCTCGCCGAGCTCCCGGTCTTCGACGCGGAGCCCGAGCTCGAGACCACGGATGCGGACCGCAAGCTCAACACGATCATCCCGGATTCCCCCAACCAGCCGTACGACGTCAAAACGATCATCGAAGGCATCGTCGACGACGGCGAGTTCCTCGAGGTGCAGCCCCTGTTCGCCCCGAACATCGTGATCGGCTTCGCCCGCGTCGAAGGGCGCTCGGTCGGCATCGTCGCCAACCAGCCGAACGCCATGGCCGGAACACTGAACATCGACGCCGGGGAGAAGGCGTCGCGGTTCGTGCGGTTCTGCGACGCGTTCAGCATCCCGATCCTCACCCTCGTCGACGTGCCCGGCTATCTGCCCGGAACCGATCAGGAGTGGACTGGCGTCATCCGCCGAGGCGCCAAGCTGCTCTACGCCTACGCCGAAGCGACCGTGCCGCTGGTCACGATCATCACCCGCAAGGCCTACGGCGGCGCCTACATCGTGATGGGCTCCAAGCAGCTCGGGGCCGACATCAACCTCGCCTGGCCGACCGCCGAGATCGCGGTCATGGGCGGTCAGGGGGCTGTGAACATCCTCTACCGCGGCGAGATCAAGCGTGCCGAGGAGGCCGGGGAGGATGTCGCGGCCGTGCGCACGAAGCTCGCGAACGAGTACACGTACAACGTCGCGAGCCCGTTCCTCGCCGCCGAGCGCGGCGAGCTGGACGGCGTGATCGAACCGGCCGCCACCCGCGTCTCGGTGATCAAGGCCCTGCGCGCGCTGCGCACCAAGCGCTCGTCGATGCCCCCCAAGAAGCACGGGAACATTCCGCTGTGA
- a CDS encoding NAD(P)H-quinone dehydrogenase has translation MAYEFERKQRIAVLGGGPGGYEAALAGAQLGAEVTLVERTGVGGSAVLTDVVPSKSLIATAEATNAIAEAADLGVQFFTRGDHGKPVRPDIAVNLAAVNKRLLGLARQQSEDMRAELVRAGVRIVSGEGRLDGSSAIIVSTARGDSGTDFDRIEAETFVVSVGASPRILPSAAPDGERILTWTQLYDLGHIPEHLIVVGSGVTGAEFASAYTALGSKVTLISSRDQVLPGEDADAARVIENVFKRNGMQVLAKSRAESVVRTETGVVATLSDGRTVEGSHCLMAVGSVPNTRGIGLEEAGVQLTDSGHIRVNRVARTSIPNIYAAGDCSDLLPLASVASMQGRTAVFHAMGDAVYPFELRNVTSNIFTQPEIATVGWNQKQIEEGIAQGDIYKLPLKSNPRAKMLGIKDGFVKLFARTGSGTVIGGVIVAPRASELIFPLALAVEHRLTVDQVARAFTVYPSLSGSISDAARAMHIVL, from the coding sequence ATGGCCTATGAATTCGAGCGCAAGCAGAGGATCGCTGTACTCGGGGGTGGGCCAGGCGGGTACGAAGCGGCCCTCGCCGGCGCCCAGCTCGGCGCAGAGGTCACGCTCGTCGAACGCACCGGTGTCGGCGGCTCGGCCGTACTCACCGATGTCGTGCCGTCGAAGAGCCTGATCGCAACAGCAGAGGCCACCAACGCCATCGCCGAGGCGGCCGACCTGGGTGTGCAGTTCTTCACCCGCGGCGACCACGGCAAACCGGTGCGCCCGGACATCGCTGTCAACCTCGCCGCCGTCAACAAACGGCTCCTCGGTCTCGCCCGGCAACAGTCGGAAGACATGAGGGCGGAACTCGTCCGCGCGGGCGTGCGCATCGTCAGCGGCGAGGGTCGCCTCGACGGTTCCAGCGCCATCATCGTCTCCACGGCGCGCGGCGACTCCGGCACCGACTTCGACCGGATCGAAGCGGAGACGTTCGTCGTCTCGGTCGGCGCGAGCCCGCGCATCCTGCCCTCCGCGGCACCCGACGGGGAGCGCATTCTCACCTGGACCCAGCTCTACGACCTCGGTCACATCCCGGAGCACCTCATCGTGGTCGGATCGGGTGTCACCGGCGCCGAGTTCGCCTCCGCGTACACCGCGCTCGGCTCCAAGGTCACCCTGATCTCCAGCCGCGACCAGGTGCTGCCGGGCGAAGACGCCGACGCCGCCCGCGTGATCGAGAACGTGTTCAAACGCAACGGGATGCAGGTGCTCGCCAAGTCCCGCGCCGAATCCGTCGTGCGGACCGAGACCGGTGTCGTCGCCACTCTCTCGGACGGCCGCACCGTCGAGGGGAGCCACTGCCTCATGGCGGTCGGTTCCGTTCCCAACACCCGGGGCATCGGCCTGGAGGAGGCCGGTGTGCAGCTCACCGACTCGGGCCACATCCGGGTCAACCGTGTCGCCCGCACCTCCATCCCGAACATCTATGCCGCGGGCGACTGCTCCGATCTGCTCCCGCTCGCCTCCGTGGCCTCGATGCAGGGGCGCACCGCCGTCTTCCACGCGATGGGGGATGCGGTCTACCCGTTCGAACTGCGCAACGTCACCTCCAACATCTTCACCCAGCCCGAGATCGCCACCGTCGGCTGGAACCAGAAGCAGATCGAGGAGGGCATCGCGCAGGGCGATATCTACAAACTGCCGCTCAAGTCGAATCCGCGCGCCAAGATGCTCGGCATCAAGGACGGTTTCGTGAAACTGTTCGCCCGCACCGGCTCCGGCACCGTCATCGGCGGTGTGATCGTCGCCCCTCGCGCCTCCGAACTGATCTTTCCGCTCGCACTCGCGGTGGAACACCGTCTCACCGTCGACCAGGTCGCCCGGGCTTTCACCGTCTACCCCTCCCTCTCGGGCTCCATCTCCGACGCCGCCCGAGCCATGCATATCGTCCTGTAG